A portion of the Lolium rigidum isolate FL_2022 chromosome 1, APGP_CSIRO_Lrig_0.1, whole genome shotgun sequence genome contains these proteins:
- the LOC124680502 gene encoding glycosyltransferase BC10-like, whose product MAPPYKSPYALSFLLLLLSVPAVFFLAPRLLLPKTLPAIPDADETEDLALFRRAVLLSAAPTPPAPATSGSLFGRRAHQAQPPKVAFLFLTNSDLVFAPLWEKFFAGHHGLLNLYVHADPSAVLSIPPTPSFRGRIIRGNKATARASATLISAARRLLATALLDDPANQFFALLSQSCVPLHPFPTLYRALVTDNNAGTGRHRHRSFIEILDSEDTLPARYVARGDDAMLPEVPFDRFRVGSQFFVLAKRHAVMVVRDRRLWNKFKAPCLVKSRDSCYPEEHYFPTLLDMQDPDGCTKYTLTRVNWTDAVGGHPHTYQPEEVSGDLIRDLRKSNGTYSHMFARKFAPEALGPLMEIADSVILRG is encoded by the coding sequence ATGGCACCGCCGTACAAGTCTCCGTACGCGCTGTCCTTCCTGCTTCTGCTCCTCTCCGTCCCGGCGGTGTTCTTCCTCGCGCCACGCCTGCTGCTGCCCAAGACGCTCCCGGCCATCCCGGACGCCGACGAGACGGAGGACCTGGCGCTCTTCCGCCGCGCCGTCCTCCTCTCGGCCGCGCCCACCCCGCCCGCCCCCGCCACGTCAGGCTCCCTCTTCGGCCGCCGCGCGCACCAGGCGCAGCCCCCCAAGGTGGCCTTCCTCTTCCTCACCAACTCCGACCTCGTCTTCGCGCCGCTCTGGGAGAAGTTCTTCGCGGGGCACCACGGCCTGCTCAACCTCTACGTCCACGCCGACCCCTCCGCGGTGCTCTCCATCCCGCCCACGCCCTCCTTCCGCGGCCGCATCATCCGGGGCAACAAGGCCACCGCGCGCGCCTCCGCCACGCTcatctccgccgcgcgccgcctcctcgcCACCGCGCTCCTCGACGACCCGGCCAACCAGTTCTTCGCGCTGCTCTCCCAGTCCTGCGTCCCGCTCCACCCATTCCCCACCCTCTACCGCGCGCTCGTCACCGACAACAATGCCGGCaccggccgccaccgccaccgcagcTTCATCGAGATCCTCGACAGCGAGGACACGCTGCCCGCCCGCTACGTCGCCCGCGGCGACGACGCCATGCTCCCAGAGGTGCCCTTCGACCGCTTCCGCGTCGGCTCGCAGTTCTTCGTGCTCGCCAAGAGACACGCCGTCATGGTGGTCAGGGACAGGAGGCTCTGGAACAAGTTCAAGGCGCCGTGCCTCGTCAAGTCCAGGGACTCATGCTACCCCGAGGAGCACTACTTCCCGACGCTGCTGGATATGCAGGACCCTGACGGCTGCACCAAGTACACGCTCACCAGGGTCAACTGGACCGACGCCGTCGGTGGCCACCCGCACACCTACCAGCCGGAGGAGGTGTCCGGGGACCTCATCAGAGACCTCAGGAAGTCCAATGGCACCTACTCACACATGTTTGCGCGCAAATTTGCGCCTGAAGCCCTTGGGCCGCTCATGGAGATCGCCGATTCCGTCATCCTGCGTGGCTAG